The Coffea arabica cultivar ET-39 chromosome 1e, Coffea Arabica ET-39 HiFi, whole genome shotgun sequence genome has a window encoding:
- the LOC113691005 gene encoding putative B3 domain-containing protein At1g05615, which translates to MVQLARDTKISLPILDDHQLLDQEPFLNEKSAATQESTGQSKTKITFKKKLVVMIDIPDRVTKQKTGDICSLPSEQNQREQLPLELKKYVKELGATGEPVLIPVKQVLNHGFLTEEERRRFNIDNKQQEIDALLIEPSLAQSGIKLKKWYMGNSEVYVLVSGWNEVVKRNGLKPETPVQLWSFKKDSQLYFVLVRL; encoded by the exons ATGGTTCAATTGGCAAGAGATACCAAAATCAGTTTGCCCATTCTTGATGATCATCAGCTTCTCGATCAAGAACCATTCTTGAACGAAAAATCAGCGGCCACACAGGAATCTACTGGGCAAAGCAAGACGAAGATTACTTTTAAGAAGAAACTAGTTGTAATGATCGATATTCCTGATCGAGTGACGAAGCAGAAAACAGGCGATATTTGTTCTCTTCCGTCAGAACAGAACCAGCGGGAACAACTTCCACTGGAGTTGAAGAAGTACGTAAAGGAACTGGGGGCAACAGGggaacctgttttg ATTCCGGTAAAACAGGTTCTGAATCACGGGTTCTTGACAGAAGAAGAGAGGAGGAGATTCAACATTGATAACAAACAGCAAGAAATTGACGCCCTCTTAATTGAGCCATCACTTGCTCAATCAGGAATCAAGTTGAAAAAGTGGTATATGGGGAACTCTGAAGTGTACGTGTTGGTGAGTGGCTGGAATGAGGTTGTGAAGAGGAATGGATTGAAACCAGAAACACCAGTGCAGCTATGGTCATTCAAGAAGGATTCACAATTGTACTTTGTTTTGGTGCGGTTGTAA